In a genomic window of Streptomyces pristinaespiralis:
- a CDS encoding LacI family DNA-binding transcriptional regulator produces MTRRLAQVAKKVGVSEATVSRVLNGKPGVSEATRQSVLTALDVLGYERPTQLRGERARLVGLVLPELQNPIFPAFAEVIGGALAQQGLTPVLCTQTKGGVSEADYVELLLQQQVSGVVFAGGLFAQADAPHDHYRLLAERRIPVVLVNASIDGLDFPCISCDDAVAVEQAWRHLASLGHERIGLVLGPGDHVPSRRKLAAAHAVAEAAGTELPEEYVERSMFSLEGGQAATGRLLERGVTGIICASDPLALGAVRAARRRGLAVPGDVSVVGFDDSAFMNCTEPPLTTVRQPIEAMGRAAVELLTAQIQGGEVPPGELLFEPELVVRGSTARRR; encoded by the coding sequence ATGACGCGACGACTTGCTCAGGTGGCGAAGAAGGTGGGAGTCAGCGAGGCCACGGTCAGCCGGGTCCTCAACGGCAAACCAGGGGTCTCCGAGGCCACCCGCCAGTCCGTGCTGACAGCGCTGGACGTCCTCGGCTACGAGCGGCCCACCCAGCTGCGGGGCGAGCGGGCGCGGCTGGTCGGGCTCGTACTGCCCGAACTGCAGAACCCGATCTTCCCCGCCTTCGCCGAGGTCATCGGCGGGGCGCTGGCCCAGCAGGGCCTCACCCCCGTGCTGTGCACACAGACCAAGGGCGGCGTCTCGGAAGCCGACTACGTGGAGCTGCTGCTCCAACAGCAGGTCTCCGGCGTCGTGTTCGCCGGGGGCCTGTTCGCGCAGGCGGACGCCCCGCACGACCACTACCGGCTGCTCGCCGAGCGCCGTATCCCCGTCGTGCTCGTCAACGCCTCCATCGACGGCCTGGACTTCCCGTGCATCTCCTGCGACGACGCCGTCGCCGTCGAGCAGGCGTGGCGCCACCTCGCCTCGCTCGGCCACGAACGCATCGGCCTAGTCCTCGGCCCCGGCGACCATGTGCCCTCACGCCGCAAACTGGCGGCGGCGCACGCGGTCGCGGAGGCGGCCGGGACGGAGCTGCCGGAGGAGTACGTCGAGCGTTCGATGTTCTCCCTCGAGGGCGGCCAGGCCGCGACCGGACGGCTCCTGGAACGGGGCGTCACCGGGATCATCTGCGCGAGCGACCCGCTGGCCCTGGGTGCGGTACGGGCCGCCCGACGGCGCGGGCTGGCCGTGCCCGGCGATGTGTCGGTCGTCGGCTTCGACGACTCGGCGTTCATGAACTGCACGGAGCCGCCGCTGACGACGGTGCGGCAGCCCATCGAGGCGATGGGGCGGGCGGCGGTCGAACTGCTGACGGCGCAGATCCAGGGGGGCGAGGTGCCGCCGGGGGAGCTGCTTTTCGAGCCGGAACTGGTGGTACGGGGGTCGACGGCGCGTCGACGCTAG
- a CDS encoding discoidin domain-containing protein — protein MRPQRWRWRVLSAVITTSLLMLGRPSWTASAADGPDIAAGRPAAASSSHSEYAAANVTDGDQSSYWQSAGSSLPQWVQADLGSTTGVDEVVLKLPAGWESRTQTLSVQGSADGTSFSTLKSSAAYTFTPGSANTVSVTFPSARARYVRVHITANTGWQAAQLSALEVHAAGGSSVNLARGRTLTASSHTEAYQAANANDGNSASYWESRNHELPQWIQADLGASVRVDRVVLRLPDGWGARTQTLKIQGSANGSDFTDLTASRGYLFDAAGDHAATIAFDAATTRYVRVLVSANTGQPAAQLSELEIYGPATGDTTAPGAPAELAFTEPATGRIRLTWKASTDDTGVTGYDIYADNQLLAAVAGDVTTFTDTRPSNVTVSYYVRARDAAGNQSANSNTVTRRADSGDTQAPTAPSNLSFTEPAPGRIVLTWGASVDDTGVTGYDIYAGNVLRKSVAGDVTTYTDTQPVSATVTYRVRAKDAAGNESGDSNGVTRNGSTGSASNLAVSKPITASSVIHTFVAQNANDNDVTTYWEGAAGSYPNTLTVKLGADADVSAVVLKLNPDTAWGARTQNIEVLGRGQNASGFTGVVAAKDYAFDPARGNTVTVPLDARLADVQLRFTSNTGATAGQIAEFQVLGVPAPNPDLQITSVTASPASPVESDEITLSATVRNSGPAAAPASAVALRLGGTKVATAQAGPLAAGAQTTVSASIGTRDAGTYQLSAVADEANAVIEQNETDNTHTSPTALVVKPVASSDLVPASVTTSPSAPAAGDSVTFSVAVRNQGTTASAGGSHGLTLALVDSRGATVRTFTGAYSGTIAAGATTAPVNLGTWTAADGSYTLRVTVADDANELPVKRENNTGTQALFVGRGADMPFDMYEAEDGTAGGGAQVVGPNRTVGDIAGEASGRKAVTLDSTGEYVEFTSRASTNTLVTRFSIPDAPGGGGIDATLNVYVDGVFRKAIDLTSKYAWLYGAEASPGNSPGAGAPRHIYDEAHIMLGGTVPAGSRIRLQKDTANTSAYAIDFINLEQVAPVANPDPASYAVPAGFTHQDVQNALDRVRMDTTGKLVGVYLPAGDYETSSKFQVYGKAVQVTGAGPWYTKFRAPSTQDNTDIGFRAEASAKGSSFRNFAYFGNYTSRIDGPGKVFDFANVSDIVIDNIWNEHMVCLYWGANTDRITVKNSRIRNMFADGVNMTNGSTDNLVSNNEARATGDDSFALFSAIDAGGADMKNNVYENLTSILTWRAAGIAVYGGYDNTFRNIHIADTLVYSGITISSLDFGYPMNGFGTGPTTVENVSVVRAGGHFWGAQTFPGIWLFSADKVFQGIRVSNVDIVDPTYSGIMFQTKYEGGQPEFPIKDTVFTDISISGARKSGDAFDAKSGFGLWANEMPESGQGPAVGEVTFNGLRLSGNAQDIRNTTSTFKININP, from the coding sequence ATGAGACCGCAACGCTGGAGATGGCGGGTCCTCTCCGCCGTGATCACCACCAGTCTTTTGATGCTCGGCCGGCCTTCGTGGACCGCCTCGGCGGCCGACGGTCCGGACATCGCCGCGGGCCGCCCGGCTGCCGCGAGCAGTTCGCACAGCGAGTACGCGGCCGCCAACGTCACGGACGGCGACCAGTCGTCGTACTGGCAGAGCGCCGGCAGCAGCCTCCCGCAGTGGGTGCAGGCCGACCTCGGCAGCACCACCGGCGTCGACGAGGTGGTGCTGAAGCTCCCCGCCGGCTGGGAGAGCCGGACGCAGACCCTGTCCGTCCAGGGCAGCGCCGACGGGACCAGCTTCAGCACCTTGAAGAGCTCGGCCGCCTACACCTTCACGCCCGGCTCGGCCAACACGGTGTCCGTCACCTTCCCGTCGGCGCGGGCCCGTTACGTGAGAGTGCACATCACCGCCAACACCGGCTGGCAGGCGGCCCAGTTGTCCGCCCTGGAGGTCCACGCCGCCGGCGGGTCCTCGGTGAACCTCGCCCGCGGCCGCACGCTCACCGCGAGCAGCCACACCGAGGCCTATCAGGCGGCGAACGCCAACGACGGGAACAGCGCCAGCTACTGGGAGAGCCGCAACCACGAACTCCCGCAGTGGATCCAGGCCGACCTCGGCGCCTCCGTGCGCGTCGACCGCGTGGTGCTGCGGCTGCCGGACGGCTGGGGCGCACGGACGCAGACGCTGAAGATCCAGGGAAGCGCCAACGGCTCCGACTTCACCGATCTGACCGCTTCCAGGGGCTACCTGTTCGACGCCGCCGGCGATCACGCGGCGACGATCGCCTTCGACGCCGCCACGACCCGGTACGTACGCGTCCTCGTCAGTGCCAACACCGGGCAGCCGGCCGCTCAGCTGTCCGAGCTCGAGATCTACGGACCGGCGACCGGCGACACCACGGCTCCCGGCGCCCCGGCGGAGCTCGCCTTCACCGAGCCGGCCACCGGCCGGATCCGGCTGACCTGGAAGGCGTCGACCGACGACACAGGGGTCACCGGCTACGACATCTACGCCGACAACCAGCTGCTCGCCGCCGTGGCGGGCGACGTGACCACCTTCACGGACACCCGGCCCTCGAACGTGACCGTCTCCTACTACGTGCGGGCCAGGGACGCGGCGGGGAACCAGTCCGCGAACAGCAACACAGTGACCCGCCGGGCGGACTCCGGTGACACGCAGGCGCCCACCGCGCCGTCGAACCTGTCGTTCACCGAGCCGGCCCCCGGGCGGATCGTCCTGACCTGGGGCGCCTCGGTCGACGACACCGGCGTGACGGGTTACGACATCTACGCCGGCAACGTCCTGCGCAAGAGCGTCGCCGGCGACGTGACCACCTACACGGACACCCAGCCCGTGTCGGCCACGGTGACCTACCGGGTGCGGGCGAAGGACGCGGCAGGGAACGAGTCGGGCGACAGCAACGGCGTCACCCGCAACGGTTCCACGGGCTCCGCCTCCAACCTCGCCGTCTCCAAGCCGATCACGGCGTCCTCGGTGATCCACACCTTCGTCGCCCAGAACGCCAACGACAACGACGTGACCACCTACTGGGAGGGCGCGGCAGGCAGCTACCCGAACACGCTCACCGTGAAGCTGGGCGCCGACGCGGACGTCAGCGCCGTCGTGCTCAAACTGAACCCGGACACCGCCTGGGGTGCCCGCACCCAGAACATCGAGGTGCTCGGGCGCGGGCAGAACGCCTCGGGCTTCACCGGCGTGGTGGCGGCTAAGGACTACGCCTTCGACCCGGCGCGCGGCAACACGGTCACCGTTCCGCTGGATGCCCGTCTCGCCGACGTCCAGCTCCGCTTCACCTCCAACACCGGTGCCACGGCAGGTCAGATCGCCGAGTTCCAGGTGCTCGGGGTACCCGCCCCCAACCCCGACCTCCAGATCACCTCTGTGACCGCGTCGCCTGCCTCGCCGGTCGAGTCGGACGAGATCACCTTGTCGGCCACGGTCCGCAACAGCGGCCCGGCCGCCGCTCCGGCCAGCGCCGTCGCCCTGCGGCTCGGCGGCACCAAGGTCGCCACCGCCCAGGCCGGCCCCCTGGCGGCCGGGGCGCAGACGACGGTCAGCGCCTCCATCGGGACGCGCGACGCCGGGACCTACCAGCTCAGCGCCGTGGCCGACGAGGCGAACGCGGTCATCGAGCAGAACGAGACCGACAACACCCACACCAGCCCCACCGCGCTGGTGGTGAAGCCGGTCGCGAGCTCGGACCTGGTGCCCGCCTCCGTCACGACCTCACCGTCCGCCCCGGCGGCCGGTGACAGCGTCACCTTCTCGGTAGCCGTCAGGAACCAGGGCACCACCGCGTCCGCGGGCGGCAGCCACGGCCTCACCCTCGCCCTGGTCGACTCCCGGGGCGCGACGGTCAGGACCTTCACGGGCGCCTACAGCGGGACCATCGCCGCCGGTGCCACGACCGCGCCGGTGAACCTGGGGACGTGGACGGCCGCCGACGGCTCGTACACCCTCAGGGTCACCGTCGCCGACGACGCCAACGAGCTGCCGGTCAAGCGCGAGAACAACACCGGCACCCAGGCGCTCTTCGTCGGCCGCGGCGCCGACATGCCGTTCGACATGTACGAGGCCGAGGACGGCACGGCCGGCGGAGGCGCGCAGGTCGTCGGCCCGAACCGGACGGTCGGCGACATCGCGGGTGAGGCGTCGGGCCGTAAGGCGGTCACCCTCGACAGCACCGGCGAGTACGTCGAATTCACCAGCCGTGCGAGCACCAACACCCTCGTCACCCGCTTCTCCATTCCGGACGCGCCGGGGGGCGGCGGTATCGACGCGACCCTGAACGTCTACGTCGACGGCGTCTTCCGCAAGGCGATCGATCTGACCTCCAAGTACGCCTGGCTGTACGGGGCGGAGGCCTCGCCGGGCAACTCGCCCGGGGCCGGGGCTCCTCGTCACATCTACGACGAGGCGCACATCATGCTGGGCGGGACGGTCCCCGCGGGCAGCCGGATCAGGCTGCAGAAGGACACGGCCAACACCTCGGCGTACGCGATCGACTTCATCAACCTGGAGCAGGTCGCTCCGGTCGCGAACCCGGACCCGGCGTCGTACGCCGTGCCCGCCGGATTCACCCACCAGGACGTGCAGAACGCCCTGGACAGGGTGCGCATGGACACGACCGGCAAGCTCGTCGGTGTGTACCTGCCGGCGGGTGACTACGAGACGTCGAGCAAGTTCCAGGTGTACGGCAAGGCCGTGCAGGTGACCGGCGCGGGTCCCTGGTACACGAAGTTCCGCGCTCCCTCCACCCAGGACAACACCGACATCGGCTTCCGGGCGGAGGCGTCGGCGAAGGGATCGTCGTTCAGGAACTTCGCCTACTTCGGCAACTACACGTCCCGCATCGACGGTCCGGGCAAGGTGTTCGACTTCGCCAACGTGTCGGACATCGTCATCGACAACATCTGGAACGAGCACATGGTGTGCCTCTACTGGGGGGCCAACACCGACCGGATCACCGTCAAGAACTCCCGTATCCGGAACATGTTCGCCGACGGCGTCAACATGACCAACGGTTCGACCGACAACCTGGTGTCGAACAACGAGGCCAGGGCGACCGGCGACGACAGCTTCGCCCTCTTCTCCGCGATCGACGCGGGCGGCGCGGACATGAAGAACAACGTCTACGAGAACCTGACCTCGATCCTCACCTGGCGCGCGGCGGGGATCGCCGTCTACGGCGGCTACGACAACACCTTCCGCAACATCCACATCGCCGACACCCTGGTCTACTCCGGCATCACGATCAGCTCCCTGGACTTCGGCTACCCGATGAACGGTTTCGGCACCGGACCCACGACGGTGGAGAACGTCTCCGTCGTCCGGGCCGGCGGCCACTTCTGGGGAGCGCAGACCTTCCCCGGCATCTGGCTGTTCTCCGCGGACAAGGTGTTCCAGGGCATCCGGGTCAGCAATGTCGACATCGTCGATCCGACGTACAGCGGCATCATGTTCCAGACCAAGTACGAAGGAGGACAACCGGAGTTCCCGATCAAGGACACCGTCTTCACCGACATCTCGATATCCGGCGCCCGCAAGAGCGGTGACGCGTTCGACGCCAAGTCCGGCTTCGGCCTCTGGGCGAACGAGATGCCCGAGAGCGGGCAGGGTCCGGCGGTCGGCGAGGTGACCTTCAACGGACTGAGGCTCAGCGGCAACGCGCAGGACATCAGGAACACCACCTCCACCTTCAAGATCAACATCAATCCGTAG
- a CDS encoding ATP-binding protein has protein sequence MSPVPTAPARRRRIGWPQRVFSQVLLMQLTIVTGVIALATGLFLAPLSAQLDDQAMRRALAIAETTASPELAEDVTGSRPTPDGPVQAEAERIRQATGAEYIVVMDGRGVRWSHTSPAQIGRIVSTDPSEALAGRDVMEIDSGTLGRSARGKVPLRDADGRIVGAVSVGIEYDSVRARLLAAIPGLLAYAGGALAVGALAAYLISRRLQRQTHDLAFSDISALLAEREAMLHGIREGVVALDAAGRVRLLNDEAQRLLGVGQEAIGRPLDEVLGEGRTSDVLAGRVNGDDLLAVRGSRVLVANRMPTDDGGAVVTLRDRTELEQLGRELDSTRGLIDALRAQDHEHANRLHTLLGLLELEMHEEAVEFVTEVAGVHRATAEQVTEKIHDPLLAALLVGKATVAAERGVSLRIAPATLLPDRLVDPRGLVTMVGNLVDNALDAAAGTPDAQIEVELHTVGGTVILRVADSGPGVPAEHRESIFTEGWTTKELPSHGKRGLGLPLVRRFAERQGGSATVRESAAEGAEFVVVLPDALAETGPDGDLPRTPPPLGAPGAGQTGAPGGAGGEREVRQAR, from the coding sequence ATGAGTCCCGTTCCGACCGCCCCCGCCCGGCGACGGCGGATCGGCTGGCCGCAGCGGGTCTTCTCCCAGGTCCTGCTGATGCAGCTGACCATCGTCACCGGGGTCATCGCGCTGGCCACCGGCCTTTTCCTCGCCCCGCTCAGCGCACAGCTCGACGACCAGGCGATGCGCCGCGCGCTCGCCATCGCGGAGACCACCGCGTCACCCGAGCTCGCCGAGGACGTGACCGGCTCCCGGCCGACCCCCGACGGCCCGGTCCAGGCAGAGGCCGAACGGATCAGGCAGGCCACCGGCGCCGAGTACATCGTGGTCATGGACGGCCGCGGCGTGCGCTGGTCCCACACCTCTCCCGCCCAGATCGGACGGATCGTCTCCACCGATCCGAGCGAGGCGCTGGCCGGGCGGGACGTGATGGAGATCGACAGCGGCACCCTCGGCCGCTCCGCCCGCGGCAAGGTGCCGCTGCGCGACGCGGACGGCAGGATCGTCGGCGCGGTGTCCGTCGGCATCGAGTACGACAGCGTCCGGGCCCGGCTCCTGGCGGCGATCCCGGGCCTCCTCGCGTACGCCGGCGGCGCGCTGGCCGTGGGGGCGCTCGCCGCCTACCTGATCTCCCGCAGGCTCCAGCGGCAGACGCACGACCTGGCCTTCTCCGACATCTCCGCCCTGCTCGCCGAGCGCGAGGCGATGCTGCACGGCATCAGGGAAGGCGTCGTCGCCCTGGACGCGGCCGGGCGTGTGCGGCTGCTCAACGACGAGGCCCAGCGGCTGCTCGGGGTGGGGCAGGAGGCCATCGGACGACCGCTCGACGAGGTACTCGGCGAGGGACGCACCAGCGACGTCCTGGCGGGCCGGGTGAACGGCGACGACCTGCTGGCGGTACGGGGCAGCCGGGTCCTCGTCGCCAACCGGATGCCGACAGACGACGGCGGCGCCGTCGTCACCCTCCGCGACCGCACCGAACTGGAGCAGCTGGGCAGGGAGCTCGACTCGACCCGCGGGCTGATCGACGCCCTGCGCGCGCAGGACCACGAGCACGCCAACCGCCTGCACACCCTGCTCGGCCTGCTGGAGCTGGAGATGCACGAGGAGGCGGTGGAGTTCGTCACCGAGGTGGCCGGGGTGCACCGGGCGACCGCGGAGCAGGTCACGGAGAAGATCCACGATCCGCTGCTCGCCGCGCTGCTCGTCGGCAAGGCGACGGTCGCGGCGGAGCGCGGGGTGTCGCTGCGGATCGCCCCGGCGACCCTGCTGCCCGACCGGCTGGTGGACCCGCGCGGACTGGTGACGATGGTCGGCAATCTGGTCGACAACGCGCTGGACGCGGCCGCAGGCACACCGGATGCGCAGATCGAGGTCGAGCTCCACACCGTGGGCGGCACGGTGATCCTCCGGGTCGCCGACAGCGGTCCCGGTGTCCCGGCCGAACACCGCGAGTCGATCTTCACCGAGGGGTGGACCACCAAGGAACTGCCGTCCCACGGCAAGCGCGGTCTGGGACTGCCGCTGGTCCGCAGGTTCGCCGAGCGGCAGGGCGGTAGCGCCACGGTCCGCGAGTCGGCCGCCGAGGGCGCCGAATTCGTCGTCGTCCTGCCCGACGCCCTGGCCGAGACCGGTCCGGACGGGGACCTTCCGCGGACCCCGCCACCGCTCGGCGCACCGGGTGCCGGACAGACCGGCGCACCGGGAGGCGCGGGCGGCGAACGAGAGGTCCGGCAGGCGCGATGA